The genomic stretch TACACGAGTTACATACCTCCAGCTAGGAAAATACAGATAAAATACAAGATAATACTTTCAGATGAGCTACATATTATTACAAGTTCAATAGATATTATCCATCACTTGATATAGATGAACTAGTTTCTTCACTTGTTGAGCTGTTTTAGAagccacctcttcctcatcctctctgGAAGCGCCAACAGAGACTCGTACTTGCGTGCGTCACCGGtcaggatatcaaataggtccaaCAAAGTGTCTTCATCCAATCCTTGTACTTCATTCAGTGTGtctagaatttcttttgatgttggtCCTTTAGGGGCTTCCTCCTTTAGTGCTTCAGCAAACTTGTCTAGTTTTTCAGCCATCATAGAGGTAAAAGAGTCGCCTGACCGTTGCCTCTTTAAACTTCCtgaagttgccgatgatgtGGGCTCTTTGTTACTAAGATCTTCCTTACTCATGTCTTTTGAGCTCTCAGCTGCAGTCCTTGCCGCTTCACCGGTAGCATGGTCTTTGCCAAACACCAAGCTGATTGAGTCCCAGTACAAGACAGTCTTGTGCCTATAACCAgaagcttctttgtttttctacaaAAAAACAAATGGTTAACACATATATATCCAACTTCAAAGCAATAGCAAGGATACTAGACATGCATATATATTGTGCTCTAACAGTACTGAATAGGATTAACTATCCTGGTGCACGGCAGCCACAGCAGCAAATAGTTGAATAGGATTAACTAACATTACTGCAGCAAGGATAAGTGAGCTGTTTGGCTTTTTTTTTGTATCAagcaatacaaacaaacaatcAGTATAAATTGGAATTTATTTACTGCAAGGTACCCGGCAGCTACCAATTTGCTTCCCAGATATAAATGAAATATTTTTAACAAACAGTTCACTGCAGAACAAAACAGAGACCGAACTGAAGAGGATACAAGCTAAGTAAGAACAGAAAAAGAGATCAGCAAGCTGTAGTCAACATAGGAAATTGATAGACTCTTTGAGTAGCATACCTGATGAGAAGTTATGTCCTACACAGTAGCATTCAAATTGACATTCAGAAATGAACAGATGCATGTAGCAAAACAAAGTGTACATAGTCCTACTATCTCAGACTCTCACTTAAAACAAAGAGCACATGTATTGCATAATTACTTTTGCAATGACCTCATGCTCAGTGAAATACCTTCATGTCTCATATACACCAAGGTACCAAGTCAACTGCACAGTGCAAGAAACTATAGCAACAAATTGAACTATTTCCTGAACTATGCAAATACTGAGAAAGCAAGTTAGCAGTTTTCTTATTCTGCCAAATACTAAACAGATATTGAAATAAGTGGTTTTTGAAACTTACCGCCACATATTCTTCCCATACAGCATCACTATCAacagatattttatttttgttccaatcccaaccaaatccacttgattccagcataccattgatgatagtgTAGTGTTTGTCAAAGGTCTTGTTTCTCGCCATGATATTGTCTTTTGAGATATCCACATTACACTTTTCTCGGACATTCTTGATAGCAGTTGTATAGACATGAGACTTCCACCCATTCTGGCATCTGTCACCCTTGTTATAGTACTCCACAAATGTGTCAAGAAGAGCCTTGTCCATGTCATCATTCCAAGAAATGTAACCCCTGCCCGAGCCTGACTTCTTGCCCTTCTCCATATCCTACAGGAAAAATGTTCACAAAAGGTTATTAGTAAAATATTAGGAGCACTAAAATTTATCATACATTTTAAGCATGcattgatgatagaatttatcATACATTGACCACGTCTTGCTTGGTAATCAGCAAACATTTGGTTAGCTTTGGTATCCCTAAAATTGCTCCATTCATTTGTTGATTGAACATTGGTAATCATACCCacttcactttgaacttcatgaGGTTCAAAAGATATTACTTGATCAACTTGGTGTATAAGTAaatcatccatatctctctgtctatcaattacaaagttgtgcaatatgcagcaagcattaatgatcctaatctgcaagaatttagtagaaatgagTTGCATGCTAGCTAGGGTCATTCAAAGATGAATTTCAAGCTAGGTTACTAACTACGGAATACCTGATTTTGCAAGTCAAAATATGAGTTGCTTCTTAGTATAGCCCACCTCATCTTCAATAGCCCAAATGTTCTCTCTATCACATTTCTAGCAGTTGAATGGCGCAAATTGAATAGTTCTTTGGCAGTGGATGGGTTATGCCCTTGAGCagcccactcattcaagtggtagCGAGTGGATCGATATGGAGCAAGAAAGCCCGGTCCATTGGTGTATCCCGCATCTACTAGATAGTATTTCCCACTTGGAATAACAAATGCATCGTCCCGAGACATTGCATCACGTAGCACACGTGAATCTGAAGCTGATCCTTCCCATCCCGCTAAGACGTAAACAAATTTCATGTGACGATCACAAACCCCTAAAACATTGGTGGTAATCTGTTGCTTCCTATTCCTATACCTCCCTTGGTCAGCTAAAGGCACAAAAACGTCAATGTGTGTACCATCTAATGCTCCAAGGCAATCTTCAAACCACTTCCACTTGGAATCCTCAGGTTGTACAGCTGATGGATCAGGAAGCTTGATAAATTCATGGCATAATGATAGAATACCTCTAAGCACCTCATTGAAGTGACGGCAGATTGGCTCAAGTGACCATCCATATGAGCTACGAATCATCCTCATCTTAGTGCCATGACCCACTACAAGCAAAAAGATTGCTACCTTTTCTTCTACCGACACATTCTTGTTATCACACATACCACATCTCTCACGTAAGATGGCACATAGGTCATAAAATGATCTCTTAGTTAGGCGCAAACTAT from Setaria italica strain Yugu1 chromosome II, Setaria_italica_v2.0, whole genome shotgun sequence encodes the following:
- the LOC101775459 gene encoding uncharacterized protein LOC101775459 isoform X2, producing MEKGKKSGSGRGYISWNDDMDKALLDTFVEYYNKGDRCQNGWKSHVYTTAIKNVREKCNVDISKDNIMARNKTFDKHYTIINGMLESSGFGWDWNKNKISVDSDAVWEEYVAKNKEASGYRHKTVLYWDSISLVFGKDHATGEAARTAAESSKDMSKEDLSNKEPTSSATSGSLKRQRSGDSFTSMMAEKLDKFAEALKEEAPKGPTSKEILDTLNEVQGLDEDTLLDLFDILTGDARKYESLLALPERMRKRWLLKQLNK
- the LOC101775459 gene encoding uncharacterized protein LOC101775459 isoform X1, producing MFNQQMNGAILGIPKLTKCLLITKQDVVNDMEKGKKSGSGRGYISWNDDMDKALLDTFVEYYNKGDRCQNGWKSHVYTTAIKNVREKCNVDISKDNIMARNKTFDKHYTIINGMLESSGFGWDWNKNKISVDSDAVWEEYVAKNKEASGYRHKTVLYWDSISLVFGKDHATGEAARTAAESSKDMSKEDLSNKEPTSSATSGSLKRQRSGDSFTSMMAEKLDKFAEALKEEAPKGPTSKEILDTLNEVQGLDEDTLLDLFDILTGDARKYESLLALPERMRKRWLLKQLNK